One Microbacterium esteraromaticum genomic window carries:
- a CDS encoding MerR family transcriptional regulator: MDWSIQEIARLAGTTSRTLRHYDDIGLLAPSRIAHNGYRHYDQAALVRLQRILLLRELGLGLPQIAEVLNPSVGSGRRAEASALETHLAWLRQEQQRMLRQIASVENTINALREGEEIMAENMFDGFDHTQYKDEVEQRWGKNAYADSDRWWRGMSADERSAWQQRVADLGRDWIAAAESGVDPESDEAQDIARRHVEWLTGIPGTPASVPGGDVKTYVIGLGEMYVADPRFGANYATGDGGTAGAEFVRDALRVYAEANL, translated from the coding sequence ATGGACTGGTCGATCCAGGAGATCGCCCGGCTGGCGGGGACGACGAGCCGCACGCTGCGTCACTACGACGACATCGGACTGCTCGCGCCGTCGCGCATCGCGCACAACGGATACCGGCACTACGACCAGGCGGCGCTCGTGCGCCTGCAGCGCATCCTCCTGCTGCGCGAGCTCGGGCTCGGTCTTCCGCAGATCGCCGAGGTCCTGAACCCGTCCGTGGGATCAGGACGCCGCGCAGAGGCATCCGCCCTCGAGACGCATCTCGCCTGGCTGCGCCAGGAGCAGCAGCGGATGCTGCGCCAGATCGCGTCCGTCGAGAACACCATCAACGCATTGAGAGAAGGAGAAGAGATCATGGCCGAGAACATGTTCGACGGCTTCGACCACACGCAGTACAAGGACGAGGTCGAACAGCGCTGGGGAAAGAACGCCTACGCCGACAGCGACCGCTGGTGGCGCGGCATGAGCGCCGACGAGCGCAGCGCATGGCAGCAGCGCGTCGCCGATCTTGGTCGCGACTGGATCGCCGCCGCCGAGAGCGGCGTCGACCCGGAATCGGATGAGGCGCAGGACATCGCCCGTCGTCACGTCGAGTGGCTCACCGGCATTCCCGGCACCCCGGCATCCGTCCCCGGTGGCGACGTGAAGACGTACGTGATCGGGCTCGGCGAGATGTACGTCGCCGACCCGCGATTCGGGGCCAACTACGCCACCGGCGACGGCGGCACCGCCGGCGCCGAGTTCGTGCGCGACGCGCTGCGCGTCTACGCCGAGGCGAACCTGTAA
- a CDS encoding flavin monoamine oxidase family protein: MSITRRTLLVGAGAGAVGLLLAACTPEPQPAPTRTKTPGPRPTAPSAVPAPAGWLRSTWATDPYSFGSISYLPVGADPGERERLAEPVLDRVFFAGEAVDTANPGTVIGAVDAARRAALALIASAGDTERIAVVGAGAAGVIAARMLADAGHDVTVFEARERLGGRIRSEVDDEQWPIPPQLGAWLLGGDELTALGDRLVDIGDRTLTLDAPTARTADGEAPAVDGTAVAQAVQSAESQASDLPIIDALIASGADPEDPALAASLGWMAAMTGADPARASSWYPPAFPADAVHGVIGDLDAFLNEHLDGLDVTTASPVVRIAYDDRGVSLRLGTGEALSYDRVIVTAPLGVLQKQGIEFAPALPFSHRGAISALASGFVETVWMRFDEAFWTTEATIWHVVGGDAVIRTWLNLQPFTGEPVLVGLVGGPEAEQFADLSERDATIAARASLVFFAEPPEDEG, translated from the coding sequence ATGAGCATCACGCGCCGCACCCTGCTCGTCGGCGCCGGAGCGGGCGCCGTCGGACTGCTGCTCGCCGCCTGCACGCCCGAGCCCCAGCCCGCACCGACGCGCACCAAGACCCCAGGGCCCAGGCCCACGGCTCCGTCGGCTGTGCCGGCGCCGGCCGGCTGGCTGCGCAGCACCTGGGCCACCGATCCCTACTCGTTCGGGTCGATCAGCTACCTGCCCGTCGGCGCCGACCCAGGTGAGCGCGAGCGGCTCGCCGAGCCGGTGCTCGACCGCGTGTTCTTCGCGGGCGAGGCCGTCGACACCGCGAATCCCGGCACCGTGATCGGCGCGGTCGACGCCGCGCGCCGCGCCGCGCTCGCCCTCATCGCCAGCGCCGGCGACACCGAGCGGATCGCCGTGGTCGGCGCGGGTGCCGCGGGCGTGATCGCCGCCCGGATGCTGGCGGATGCCGGCCACGACGTCACCGTGTTCGAGGCCCGCGAGCGGCTCGGCGGACGCATCCGCAGCGAGGTCGATGACGAGCAGTGGCCGATCCCGCCGCAGCTGGGCGCCTGGCTGCTCGGCGGCGACGAGCTCACCGCCCTCGGCGACCGGCTCGTCGACATCGGCGATCGCACATTGACGCTCGACGCGCCGACGGCGCGGACAGCCGACGGCGAGGCGCCGGCGGTCGACGGCACCGCCGTGGCCCAGGCCGTCCAGAGCGCCGAGTCGCAGGCATCCGACCTGCCCATCATCGACGCCCTCATCGCGAGTGGCGCCGACCCCGAAGACCCGGCGCTCGCCGCATCCCTCGGCTGGATGGCGGCGATGACCGGCGCCGACCCGGCGCGAGCCTCGAGCTGGTACCCGCCCGCGTTCCCCGCCGACGCCGTGCACGGGGTGATCGGCGATCTGGACGCCTTCCTGAACGAGCACCTCGACGGGCTCGACGTCACCACCGCGTCGCCCGTCGTGCGCATCGCCTACGACGACAGAGGCGTGAGCCTGCGCCTGGGCACAGGGGAGGCGCTCTCATACGACCGCGTGATCGTCACGGCGCCGCTCGGCGTGCTGCAGAAGCAGGGCATCGAGTTCGCCCCCGCCCTGCCGTTCTCGCACCGCGGTGCGATCTCGGCGCTGGCATCCGGTTTCGTCGAGACGGTCTGGATGCGCTTCGACGAGGCGTTCTGGACGACCGAGGCGACGATCTGGCACGTCGTGGGAGGCGACGCGGTGATCCGCACCTGGCTCAATCTGCAGCCCTTCACCGGGGAGCCCGTTCTCGTCGGGCTCGTCGGCGGCCCGGAGGCCGAGCAGTTCGCCGATCTCAGCGAGCGCGACGCGACGATCGCCGCGCGCGCATCGCTTGTCTTCTTCGCAGAGCCGCCAGAGGACGAGGGCTGA
- a CDS encoding Pr6Pr family membrane protein has translation MPLHRREDDARVLTRRIFGWSRLLTAAVCIAALVHRMLWGMGSQTLAGANFFAYLTIQSNTAFAALAVVAGVIALRHDEDPGWLTTARALVLSWTITAGLAFGLIVWQAGERGIPITVPWSDVMLHFVLPAWTIVAWVFGPGRRAASWRVVPFVLLYPLLWGVFTIWRGSLIGWYPYYFLDLRQVSGLGEMVLSCALALSIFAAVASGLVLLSRVRPTVPPWGEISPRPLAALRRRQAMRARRSSRRAR, from the coding sequence ATGCCGCTGCACCGCCGGGAGGACGACGCTCGAGTGCTCACGCGAAGGATCTTCGGCTGGTCGCGTCTGCTGACCGCGGCCGTGTGCATCGCGGCGCTCGTGCACCGCATGCTGTGGGGTATGGGCTCTCAGACGCTCGCCGGCGCCAACTTCTTCGCGTACTTGACGATCCAGTCGAACACGGCGTTCGCCGCGCTTGCGGTCGTCGCAGGGGTGATCGCGCTGCGCCACGACGAGGATCCGGGCTGGCTGACCACCGCGCGGGCGCTCGTGCTGAGCTGGACGATCACGGCGGGCCTCGCCTTCGGGCTCATCGTCTGGCAGGCCGGCGAGAGGGGCATCCCGATCACGGTGCCCTGGTCCGACGTCATGCTGCATTTCGTGCTGCCCGCGTGGACGATCGTCGCATGGGTGTTCGGCCCCGGGCGCCGCGCGGCGTCGTGGCGGGTCGTTCCGTTCGTGCTGCTCTACCCGCTGCTGTGGGGTGTGTTCACGATCTGGCGCGGCAGCCTGATCGGCTGGTATCCGTACTACTTCCTCGATCTGAGGCAGGTGTCTGGCCTGGGCGAGATGGTGCTCAGCTGTGCCCTCGCGCTGTCGATCTTCGCGGCGGTCGCCTCCGGCCTCGTGCTGCTCAGCCGCGTGCGCCCGACCGTTCCGCCGTGGGGTGAGATCAGCCCTCGTCCTCTGGCGGCTCTGCGAAGAAGACAAGCGATGCGCGCGCGGCGATCGTCGCGTCGCGCTCGCTGA